The Streptomyces sp. NBC_00102 genome segment CTGGCCACGCTCGCCGCCTGGCAGAAGCAGGGTCTCGGCCCGGTCGACCGGGAGAAGCTCAACGTGGCCGGCTCCTCGCTCGCCACCGGCCACCCGTTCGCCGCGACCGGCGCACGGATCGTCGCCACCCTCGCCAAGCTGCTCGCGGAGCGCGAGGGGCCGGGGCGCGGGCTGATCTCGATCTGCGCGGCCGGTGGGCTGGGGGTGACCGCGATCCTCGAACGGCCCTGACGGCGATGGCCGAACGGCCCGGAGTCCACCGGGCTGTTCGCCTGCCGGACCTGCCCCGCCCCCGCCCGCCCGTCCCCGTCCGAGGAGCCGCACGTGTCCACGCCCCCCGCCTCGCCCGCGTCCCCGGCGCACACCGATCCCGCCGCGCCGCCCGTCCTGGTCCCCCCGTTCGTCCGGCGCGGCGCGGACGGCCGGGTGCGGGAGGTCTCCGTACCCGCGTTCGCGCCGCCCGTCCGCCATGGCTCCCTCGCGGACATCCCGTTCGACAACGCCCGCGAGGCGCCCTCGGACGCCGTCCTCAGCCGCAAGCAGGAGGACGGCAGTTGGCGCGACGTGACCGCCCGCGAGTTCGCCGACGAGGTGCGCGCCGTCGCCAAGGGGCTGATCGCGGAGGGGTTCCGGCCGGGTGCGCGGATCGCGATCATGGCTCGTACGACGTACGAGTGGACGCTGCTCGACTTCGCCGCCTGGACCGCCGCGCTCGTCACCGTGCCGATCTACCCGACGTCCTCGGCGTACCAGGTGCGGTGGATCCTCCAGGACTCCGGCGCGCAGGCCTGCGCGGTCGAGGCGAAGGAACAGGCGCGGATCGTCAGCCAGGAACGCAAGGAGATCGGTGGCCTGGCCCACTTGTGGCAGCTGGACACCGGGGCGCTCGGCCGGCTCAAGGCCGCGGGCGCGCACGTGCCCGACGCGGCGGTGGACGAACGCCTCGCCCTGCTCAGCCCGGACAACGCCGCCACCCTGATCTACACCTCCGGCACCACCGGCCGCCCCAAGGGATGCGTGCTCACCCACGGCAACTTCTTCGCCGAGGTCGACAACGCCATCGAACTGCTCCACCCGGTCTTCAAGTCGGTCTCCAAGTACCCGGCGTCCACCCTGCTGTTCCTGCCGCTCAGTCATGTCTTCGGCCGGATGGTCGCGGTCGGCTGCCTGCGCGCCCGGGTCCGCCTGGGCCACGCTCCCTCGATCCGTACCGAGGACCTGCTGGAGGACCTGGCCGGCTTCAAGCCGTCGTTCCTGCTGGCGATCCCGTACGTCCTGGAGAAGGTCTTCAACACCGGGCGCGCCACCGCCGAGAAGATGGGCCGCGCCTCCTCCTTCGACCGGGCCGCCGGGATCGCCCAGCGGTACGGCCAGGCCGTCGAGGCCGCCGAACACGGCACGGGCCCGGGTCCCGGCAAGGCCCTCAGGATGGCCCGCGCGCTCTACGACCCGCTGGTCTACCGCCGTATCCGCGCCGCCCTCGGCGGTCACGTCCGGTACGTCATCTGCGGCGGTTCCCCGCTGGGCCGCCGGCTCGCCGCCTTCTACGCGGGTGCCGGCATCGAGATCTTCGAGGGGTACGGCCTCACCGAGACCACCGCCGCCCACACCGTGACCCCGCCGCTCAAACCCCGCCTGGGCACGGTCGGCTGGCCGCTGCCCGGCGGCGCGGTACGGATCGCCGACGACGGCGAGGTGCTGCTCCGGGGCGGCCAGGTCTTCCACGGCTACTGGGACGCCCGGCGCGGAGAGTCCGTACCGGTGCTGGACGAGGGCTGGTTCGCGACCGGCGACCTCGGGGTGCTCGACGACGACGGTTACCTCACCATCACCGGCCGCAAGAAGGACATCATCATCACCTCGGGCGGGAAGAACGTCATCCCGGCCCCGCTGGAGGACTGGCTGCGCGCCCACCCGCTGGTCGGTCAGTGCATGGTCGTCGGCGACAACCGCTCCTTCATCACCGCGCTGATCACCCTGGAGGAGGACGGGCTCGCGCACTGGCGGCAGATGAAGAAGAAGCAGGGCGTCCCGCTCCGCGAGCTGGTCCACGACCCGGAACTCCGCGAGACGATCCAGCACGCGGTGGACGAGGCCAACAGCTCCGTGTCGCGCGCCGAATCGATCCGCAAGTTCACCGTGCTGCCCGTCGACTTCACCGAGGAGAGCGGCCACCTCACGCCCTCGCTGAAGCTCAAACGGGACGTGGTGGCACGGGACTTCGCGGCGGAGATCGAGGAGCTGTACCGGAAGTAGGGCCGGGCTGGCGGGGTGCGGGGCGGCCGGGCGGAGGCACGGGCGGCGGCGGCACGGGGGTCTGCCGCTGCCCGTGCCGCGGGTCCCGCCCGGCCCCGCCGGTCCTGCGGGCCCCGCCCGTCCTGCGGCGCCGGGTGATGCCGGGGTCTACTGGCACGGCTCGAACTCCGGCATGCTGGGGCGTGTTCGGCTCGATGTGACGCCCGTACCCCACGACGCCCGGCTCTCGACCCGGAGGATGAATCCGCGTGCGATCCCCCCTGCGCATCGCCCTGCTCGCTCTCGTCGCCCTGGTGGCCGGCCTGCTCACGGCCACCCCCGCGGCGGCGGCCCCGAACTTCAAGGCCCCCTACCCCTGCGGCCAGCAGTGGACCTACAGCCACCACTCGGCCGAGGTCCGGCTCGCCCTCGACTTCGTCCGTACCGACGGCGGGACCACGGCCGGTACGCCCGTGCTGGCCTCGGCGGCCGGTACCGCCTACCGCTACTCCCAGCCCAGCGGCGCGGGCAACTACATCGCCATCGATCACGGCGGCGGCTGGCAGACCTACTACTTCCACCTCTCCGCGTACTCCGTCGCCAACGGCGCCCAGGTCGCCCAGGGGCAGCAGATCGGGGTGACCGGCTCGACGGGCAACAGCACCGGCGCGCACATCCACTACGAGCAGCTGTACAACGGGGTCGGCCAGAACATCGTGCTCAACGGCCAGTCCCTGGCGCCGTATCCGGGCGCGTACTACAGCAAGTACCTCACCAGCGACAACGGATGCGGCGGCGGTACGGCGAAGTACTGGGTGGACACCTTCGCCAACGCCACCGGCTACGCGGCGGCCAACACCGCCGACGCGCAGGGCGTGCTCAACGCCGGTACGAACTACGTGTACTGCAAGGTCTGGGGCGCGCAGATCGGCTCGGGCTCGGCCTACAACCACTGGTGGCTGCGGACCGACCTGGACACGGTGTACGCGGGCAAGAGCGGACGCAACGCCTACGTCTCCGCCTACTACCTCTCCCGCTGGGGCAACGACGAGGCCCGCGACAACAACGGCGCGGTGATACCGGACTGCTGAGGCGAGGACGGTACGGCGGGGCGGGCGGGGACGGGACGGACCGGTTCCCGGCGACCGACGGCGCCCCGCCGGTCTTCGTGCTCCCGCCCGCCCCCGCGCACCCCGGGCGCACGGCCCGGCCAGAGTCGCTCCCGCCTCAGCGGGCCCGGACCGGCCGGAGCAGTTCGGCCGTCGGCCGGGCACCGGCCCGGCGGGCGGTCCGGAACGCGGCGGTGCGGAAGGGAAACTACTCCCGGGCAGGTCACGCGCCCTACAGGGGGTTGTCGCCGTTCATGTTGAGGGCGTGCCCCTGCCGGAAGAAGCGTTTCGCGGCGAAGTGCCCGTGCTCGGCGGCCATCCGGAACCACTGTTCCGAGGCGGCCAGCCCGTCGCGGGCCTCGACCAGGCGCCCCATCTCCCACATCGACTCGGGGTCCTTCCGGTCCACGCCGAGCCGGAAGAGGCGCTCCGCCTCGTCCAGGTCTCCCTGGATCTTCGCGAGGAGCGCGACCGACCGCAGGGCCGGCAGATCACCGCTCTCGGCGGCGGCCATCAGCTTCTCCGGGGTGCCGTACTTCCGGTGCAGCCGCCAGGCGCGGAGCGCCAGCAGCAGACCGAGCAGCCAGGCCACCCAACTGACGTCGAAGAGCGTGTCGTTGTCGGTCGCCATCCCGATCACGCTCAGGACCGCCGCCACGACGAACAGCAGGAATGCCATGCGTACCCCCCCGGGTCGAGCACTGCCCACCCGCACTCTTCCCGGCGGGAGGCCCCGCTACCCCTGGGGAGTGGTCCGGGATGCGCCGGCCGGTGCGGCGGCCGCTTCGGGGGCCGCATCGGGGGCCGCCGGGCCCGCCCCGGACTCCGTCCACGACAATGCTTCGGTACGCACGAAGCCATGTCGCTCCGGACCGTCGCCCCGGGGCGGTCCGGAGCGTCCCCCCGATCCGTCCGACGGCCCGCCCCGGCGGGGACTCTCCGCGGCCGGAGCGGGACCAGCGGAAGAAAGATCTCCATGAGCGACCCCAGTGACCACGGTGTTCTCTCCGTCGCACCCCCTCTCCTGTGGGGGGTGGTGTCCGCCGCGGTGGTGATCGTCGCGGTCGTCCGGTCCTCCAGGATCAGGCGCGGGTCCGTGAAGGGGGCCGGCAAGCCGTGGGAGGTCTTGGGGCCGGAATGGACCTGGGCCCTGGCGGGGGCGGCAGTCGGGTACGCCGTCGGGGCCGTGATCGAGCGCCGCTTCGGCTGGGGTGACCTCTCGGAGAGCATGTGGCTGCCCTCCTTCGCCGCGTCGGCCGTCGCCTACGTGACCGGGCGGCGCCTGGGCGGACGGGCGCGATGGGCTGCCGCGATGTACGCCGTCCTGGGTGCCGTGGTCCTCGGGCCGCTGTTCGACTGACACGGCGCACGGCGGTTACCGTCACGCCCTCCGCGCCCTACCGTGGGGCCCGTCACGTCACCGGGCCCACCTCGGAGGTTCCCCCGCATGCGGATCGCCACCACCATTTTCCTGACCGACCGGACGGTCGCGCCCGTCGCGCTCGCCCGCGAGCTGGAGCAGCGCGGTTTCGCCGGGCTCTATCTGCCCGAGCACACCCACATCCCGGTGAGCCGGGAGACCCCGTACCCGGCGGGCGGCGAACTCCCGGAGGAGTACGGCAGGACGCTGGACCCGTTCGTCGCGCTCGGGCAGGCGGCCGCGGTGACCGAGCGGCTCGCGCTGGGGACCGGGATCACGCTGGTCGCGCAGCACGACCCGATCGACCTGGCGAAGCAGGTCGCCACGCTCGACCACCTCTCCGGCGGCCGGTTCACCCTGGGGGTCGGCTTCGGCTGGAACGTGGAGGAGGCCGCCGACCACGGGGTGGAGTGGAAGACCCGGCGCGCCCGGGGCCGCGACCGTCTGGCCCTGATGCGGGCGCTGTGGGCGGACGAACCGACCCCGTACGAGGGCGAGTTCGGGTCCGTACGGGCCAGCATCGCCTACCCGAAGCCGGTGCGGAAGGCGCGCGGGCCGGTCAGCGGTCCTCGTACGCTCCTCGGCGGCGCGGCCGGGCCGAAGCTCTTCGCGGACATCGCCCGGTACGCGGACGGGTGGCTGCCGATCGGCGGGCACGGGCTCACGGAGGCGGTGCCGCGGCTGCGTACGGCCTGGGAGGAGGCGGGCCGCGACCCGGCGGACCTCCAGGTGGTGCCGTACGCGATCGTGCCGACGCCCGGCAAGCTGGCGCACTTCGCGGAGCTGGGCATCGAGGAGGTCGTGGCGCAGCTCCCGTCGGCCGGTGAACCGGAGGTGCTGCGGGCGCTGGACGCGTACGCCGCGTTCCTCTGAGGGCCGCGTTCCTCCGAGGTGCGGGGCATGAGCCGGGCGGGCAGTGGTTCCACCCACCCGGCTCACGCCCCGGACTCCGCCCGGCTCACGCCTCCCGGGCGTCGCCCCGCAGCCGTTCCAGCAGCGCGTCCTCGGCGCGGTGGGCGTCCGGGTCCTCCCAGAAGGTGACGGGGACGCCCCGGATGTGGCGGCCGTGCGGGTCCAGTACGTGGCCGGCCAGCTTGAGCGGCCAGAGGGTCACCGCCCGGTCGGCGACGACCAGTTCGGGGAAGCGGATCGCCAACCGGGCCTCGAACGCGCCGATTTCCTCGGCCGAGCGCAGCCACACCGCCAGCATCAGGTTGTACGGCCCCGACAGCGAGGCGCAGAGGCGGGTTTCGCGCATCCCGATGAGCTGGGAGGCGATCCGGGCGGTGTCGGCGGCCGGGGCGATGCCCCACAGGGTCACGGAGATCGGCCAGCCGGAGAGGTAACGCGCCACCTCGCAGCGGTAGATGAGGGCGTCCTCGCGGTGCATCCGGTCGAGCCGCCGGCGCACCGTGGTCGGGCTGACGCCGAGGCGTTCCGCGAGCCGGGCGGCGGGCCGGCGGAAGTCCTCGCTCAGCAGCAGGTAGAGCCGGTGGTCCAACTCGTCCGGGGCGGTCAGGCCCCGGCGCGGCAGGGACGGGCCCCGGTCCTTCGTCAGGGCCTCCTGGCTGTCCGGATCGAGCCGGTCCAGCCGCCAGCGGCTGCCCTCGGTGTGGACGGCGGTGGCGATCTGCGAGCGGGTGGCGGCGACGCCGGGCAGGGCGCCGAGGCGGAAGCCGACGTACCGGGCCAGCATCGCCTGGTCGGGGAAGGCGGCGGTGAGGACGAGGTCCCGGGAGCCGGTGACGTGCTCGATGGTGATCAGGTGCGGGTCGTCGGCGATCTCCGCCGTCACCTCGTGCAGGGCGCCCGCCGCACAGTCCACCTCGATGAACGCGATGATCGGCAGCGTCACTCCGGACGCCACCGTGTAGCAGCTCAGCCAGGCGTGGCCGGCCTCGGTGAGCCGGTTCCAGCGGCGCGCGGCCGTCGAACCGTCCACCCCCAGCGCCTTGCCGATCTGCGCCCACTCCGCGCGGGGCGAGGTCTGCAGGGCGGTGATCAGCAGATAGTCCAGCTCGTCCAGCGGGGCGTCGGCGGCGGCCCGTGGGCCGCGGGAAGGCGCCGAGGTGGGGGCGGCCCGTGGGCCGCGGGAAGGCGCCGAGGTGGGGGCGGCCCGTGGGCCGCGGGAAGGCGCCGAGGTGGGGGCGGATTTCTGCGTGGAGGACCTCATCGGTGCCGCTTTCCTGCGGATGATCATCAGTGGAGTGCTCGGGTCCGCACCATACGCCCATGTCTCTGCTCCAGGATGCCCACGCCCTCGCCCCCGTGCTGACCGACCTCCGCCACGCCCTGCACCGGGAACCCGAACTCGGCCTCGACCTCCCGCTCACCCAGCGCAGGATCGTGGACGCCCTGGCGGACCTCGGTCTGGAGATCACCCTGGGGAAGGGGCTCGGCTCCGTCACCGCGGTGCTGCGCGGTGGGCTGCCCGGCCCCGCGGTGCTGCTGCGCGGCGACATGGACGGGCTGCCCGTCCAGGAGGACACCGGCCTGCCGTACGCCTCCGTGCTCGACGGCCGGATGCACGCCTGCGGCCACGACCTGCACGTCACCGGGCTGGTCGGTGCGGCCCGGCTGCTGGCGGACCGGCGCGAGGAGCTCGCCGGGGACGTGGTCTTCATGTTCCAGCCCGGCGAGGAGGGTCAGGGCGGCGCGAAGATCATGATCGACGAAGGGGTGCTGGACGCGGCGGGCGAGCGGGTCGTCGCCGCGTACGCCCTGCACGTGATCTCCACCGGGGCGCCCACCGGCTTCGCCGCCACCCGGCCCGGCCCGATGCTGGCCGCCTCGGACGTCGCCCACGTCACCGTGCACGGCCGGGGCGGACACGGGTCCTCCCCGCACCTGGCCGCCGACCCGGTGCCCGCGATGTGCGCGATGGTCACCGCGCTCCAGACCCTGGTCACCCGTGAGACGGACATCTTCGACCCGGCGGTCGTCACGGTCGGCCGGATCGAGGCCGGTACGGCACCCAACGTCATCCCGGAGGACGCGCGGTTCTCGGCCACCGTGCGGACCTTCTCCGACGCCGCCCGCACCACCGTGCGCGCCGCCTTCGAGCGGACCGTGCTCGGAGTCGCCGCCGCCCACGGCGTCACCGCCACCGTCGAGCACGTCGACCAGTACCCGCCGACCGTCAACCACCCCGAGGAGGCGGCCTTCGCGCTGGAGACCGCCCGGCAGGTCCTCGGCCGGGACCACGCCTTCGAGGCGCCCAAGCCGATGGCCGGGGCGGAGGACTTCTCCTTCGTGCTGCGCGAGGTGCCCGGGGCGTTCGTCGGGCTCGGCGCCTGCCCGCCCGGCGCGGACCCCGCCACCGCCCCGATGAACCACTCCGCGCAGGCGGTGTACGACGACGGCGCCCTGCCGCACGCCGCCGCGCTGCTCGCCGGGCTGGCCCTGCGCCGCCTCGGCCACGACGTGTAGCGGTCCGCCCGCCGCCTTCCGGTGTCACCGCCGTCCGTACCCGTAGGAGGAGCCCGCCCATGGCCGTCACCGCCACGCCCGCACCGCCGCCCGCCACCGCCTCGGTCACGGCCGTCGTCGGTCTGCTGGTCTTCTTCGAGGCGACCAGCGGGTTCCTCCAGGTCGGGCTCTCCCCGCTGCTGCCCGACCTCGCCGATCATCTGGGCATCGGCTCGGCAGCCCTCAACTGGGTCGTCTCCGTACAGCTGTTGGCGGCGGCGGTCTGCGTCCCGCTGTTCGGCCGGCTCGGCGATCTGTACGGCCACCGCCGGATGCTCCGGATCTCGCTCGCGCTGATCGCCGCCGGGACACTGACCGTCGCCCTCGCCCCCGACTACCCGGTCCTGCTCGCGGGCCGGGTGCTCCAGGGGCCGATCGCGGCGCTGCTGCCGCTGGAGATCGCCCTCGTGCGGGACCGGCTGCCGGTCCCCGAGGCGCGCCGGGCCATCGCCCGCCTCGTCGGGGCGCTGACGCTGGGCGGGCTGGCCGGCGGGGTGGTGATGGGGCTGATGGACTCCGCCTTCGGCTCGCTGCGGCTGACCCTGCTGGTCCCGGCCGTGCTGGCGGCGGCCTGCGTGCCGGTCTCCTTCGTCGCCGTGCCGGAGTCCCGGAACAGGGCGGGCGGACACGTCGACCGGGCCGGAGTCGTCCTCCTCGGCGCCGCGATGATCGCCCTGCTCGCCGGGGTCTCCGGCGCGGAGGACGGCTCCTGGGCCTCCGTACGCGTGCTCGGTCCGGTGCTGCTGGGGCTCGCGCTGCTCGCCGTCTGGGTGCGGGTCGAGCTGCGCGGCAGCGAACCGCTCGTGGACGTAAGGGCGTTGGCGGCACGGACCACCGCGCCCTTCTACTGTGCCGCCTTCCTGTTCGGGGTCTTCTACTTCGGCAGCCAGACTCCCAACTCCACTTTCTACGCCGCCGATCCGGAGGCCGACGGATACGGGTTCGGGCTCGGCGCCCTGGCCATCTCCCTGGCCCAGCTCCCCGGGGCGGTCGGCAGCGTCGTCGGCTCCCTCTCCACGGCCGCGCTGGCCAAGCGCATCGGCTACCGCCCGACGCTGATGGCCGCCTTCGCCCTGGTCTCGCTGGCCTTCCTGCAGTTCGCTCTGCTGCACGCCGAGTTGTGGCAGATGGCGGCCGGTTCCGCCTTCCTCGGCCTCGGGATCGGGCTGGCGCTGGGCGCCATGCCGACCGTCATCGTGGAGGCCTCCGACCCGGCCCGTATGGGGATCGCCGCCGCGCTCTACAACAACGTGAAGACGCTCGGCGGAGCCGTCGCGGGCGGGGTCTTCGCCTCCCTGCTCGGCGCCTTCCGCTCCGGCGCCACCGGGGAGCCCGGCGAGGGCGGCTACACGGCGGTGTGGCTGGTCGCGGCGGCGGCGGCCCTCGGCGCGGTCGCGCTCAGCGCGCTCTCCCGGCGCCGGGAGGGGTGAGACGGCTTCCTCGCCGACGGGCCGGGGGCCGGCCCCCTCCCGGCGCCGGGGTCAGGGCGCCTTTGGCGCTCCGGGGGTCAGCCGGCGGGCCAGTTCCACGACGTACGCCCGTGCTTCCGCGTCACCGGCACCCTCGTGGCCGGTACTCCCCATGATCAGCCTGGCCAGTTGCGGGAACGCCGAGGGCAGCACCGCGATGCCCAGCACCGCGAGGAAGGTGGCGGCGGCGCGGGTGTCCGGGGCCGTGCCGAGGGTCCGGGCGAGCGAGTCCACCATTCCGGCGTACCGGGCGCGGCGTTCCTCCTCGGCGGGCAGTGCCCCCGTGTCGTAGTGCAGCGCCTCCCACATCATCAGGCGCAGCAGCTCGGGGTTGGCGCGGTGCAGGTCGTGCACGCGTCCCGCGTAGGCGCCGAGGTCGCCGGCCGGCGGGCCGAGCAGCGCCGCGTGCTCGTCGAGCGCCGCGGCGACGACCGCGGCGAAGAGCTTCTCCTTGCTGCCGAAGTACCCGTAGATCCGCTCCTTGTTGGCGCCCGCAGCCCGGGCGATGCGGTCGACCCGGGCGCCGCCCATGCCGTGTGCGGCGAATTCCGTACGAGCCGCCGCCAGGAGTCGGGAGCGGGTTCCCACAAGCTGATCGGGTGAGGACATGGCACAACCCTACATGGCCAACCAACCGGTTGGTTGGGTACGGTTCCGGGCATACCGCAGACATCTGGAAAGGCGGACCACCCGTGGGCGCGACCAGCACCGCGATCTCGACCGATACCTCGTCCGCGACCGGCCCGGCGGCCGGCCGGCCCCTCCCCGAGGTGGTGGTGACCGGGCTCGGGGCCACCACCCCGCTCGGCGGCAGCCTCCCGGAGACCTGGTCGGCGCTGCTGGCCGGGGAGAACGGCGTCGGGGTCCTGGACGAGCCCTGGGCCCAGTCGCTGCCCGCCCGGCTGGCCGCCAGGATGCGGGTGGACCCGGCGAGCGTCCTCGAACGCACCCTGGCCCGCCGGCTGGACCGCTGCGAACAGGCAGCCCTGGTGAGCGCCCGGGAGGCGTGGGCCGACGCGGGCCGGCCGGAGACCGATCCGGAGCGGGTGGCCGTGGTCATCGGTACGGGCGTCGGCGGTGTGCTCTCGCTGCTCGGCCAGGACGACGTGCTGGAGAGCGCGGGGCCCCGGAAGGTCTCCCCGCACACCGTCCCGATGCTGATGCCCAACGGGCCCGCCGCCTGGGTGAGCATCGACCTCGGCGCGCGGGGCGGCGCCCACGCCCCGGTCAGCGCCTGCGCGTCCGGCGCCGAGGCCGTCGCGTACGGACTCGACCTGATCCGGCTCGGCCGGGCCGACGTGGTGGTGGCGGGCGGCGCTGAGGCGTGTCTGCACGCGCTGCCGTTGGCCGGGTTCGCCCGGATGATGGCGCTCTCCACGGCCAACGACGACCCGGGGCGGGCCTCCCGTCCCTTCGACGCGGCCCGCAGCGGCTTCGTGCTGGGGGAGGGTGCCGCCGCCCTCGTACTGGAACGCGCCGGACACGCCCGCGCGCGGGGCGTCCGGCCCCACGCGGTCCTCGCCGGGGCCTCGGTCACCTCCAGCGCCGGGCACATCACCGCCTCCGACCCGGAGGGTCAGGTGCGGTCGATGCGCAGGGCGTACGAGGAGGCGGGGCTCGCCCGCGCGGACATCGGCCTCGTCCACGCGCACGCCACGTCCACCCCGCAGGGCGACCTCGCCGAGGCGCTGGCGGTCACCGAGGCGCTGGGCGCCCCGGCGGTCACCGCCACCAAGTCGATGACGGGCCATCTCCTGGGCGCTTCAGGGGCGTTGGGGGCGGCGGTCGCCGTGCTCTCGCTGTGCGACGGGATCACCCCGGCGATCAGGAACCTCGACGACCCCGACCCACGCGTCGGACTGGACCTGGTGAGAGGTGAACCGCGCAAGGGGGATTGGGGAGCGGCCCTGGCCAACTCCTTCGGATTCGGCGGCCACAACGTCTCACTCGCTTTCACGACGGCCTGAGGGCCGGTCCCCGAGGCGCCCGAGGCGCGGCCCGGGCCCGGCGGCGGCCGGGCCGACGCACCGGGCGAAGGCCCCTTTACGGCTCCGGCCGCAGCGCCCGTTACCGCACCGACCTCAGCGCCCGGAGCGTGGGCGTACCGTCCTGCTCCGGCCGCCGCCCCGGCTCCCGTACGGACCCCTCGCCGCCTGCGGCTCCCGCGTCGGCGGCCCCGGCACGGGCGGCCCCGGCATGGGCGGCCCCCCGCTCCCGTACGAGACCCGGCAGTCCGGCCAGTCCGGTGAGCGCGTCCACCCGCCAGTCCGCCGAGTCGA includes the following:
- a CDS encoding sel1 repeat family protein; its protein translation is MAFLLFVVAAVLSVIGMATDNDTLFDVSWVAWLLGLLLALRAWRLHRKYGTPEKLMAAAESGDLPALRSVALLAKIQGDLDEAERLFRLGVDRKDPESMWEMGRLVEARDGLAASEQWFRMAAEHGHFAAKRFFRQGHALNMNGDNPL
- a CDS encoding beta-ketoacyl-[acyl-carrier-protein] synthase family protein — its product is MSTDTSSATGPAAGRPLPEVVVTGLGATTPLGGSLPETWSALLAGENGVGVLDEPWAQSLPARLAARMRVDPASVLERTLARRLDRCEQAALVSAREAWADAGRPETDPERVAVVIGTGVGGVLSLLGQDDVLESAGPRKVSPHTVPMLMPNGPAAWVSIDLGARGGAHAPVSACASGAEAVAYGLDLIRLGRADVVVAGGAEACLHALPLAGFARMMALSTANDDPGRASRPFDAARSGFVLGEGAAALVLERAGHARARGVRPHAVLAGASVTSSAGHITASDPEGQVRSMRRAYEEAGLARADIGLVHAHATSTPQGDLAEALAVTEALGAPAVTATKSMTGHLLGASGALGAAVAVLSLCDGITPAIRNLDDPDPRVGLDLVRGEPRKGDWGAALANSFGFGGHNVSLAFTTA
- a CDS encoding M20 family metallopeptidase, producing the protein MSLLQDAHALAPVLTDLRHALHREPELGLDLPLTQRRIVDALADLGLEITLGKGLGSVTAVLRGGLPGPAVLLRGDMDGLPVQEDTGLPYASVLDGRMHACGHDLHVTGLVGAARLLADRREELAGDVVFMFQPGEEGQGGAKIMIDEGVLDAAGERVVAAYALHVISTGAPTGFAATRPGPMLAASDVAHVTVHGRGGHGSSPHLAADPVPAMCAMVTALQTLVTRETDIFDPAVVTVGRIEAGTAPNVIPEDARFSATVRTFSDAARTTVRAAFERTVLGVAAAHGVTATVEHVDQYPPTVNHPEEAAFALETARQVLGRDHAFEAPKPMAGAEDFSFVLREVPGAFVGLGACPPGADPATAPMNHSAQAVYDDGALPHAAALLAGLALRRLGHDV
- a CDS encoding M23 family metallopeptidase, with translation MRSPLRIALLALVALVAGLLTATPAAAAPNFKAPYPCGQQWTYSHHSAEVRLALDFVRTDGGTTAGTPVLASAAGTAYRYSQPSGAGNYIAIDHGGGWQTYYFHLSAYSVANGAQVAQGQQIGVTGSTGNSTGAHIHYEQLYNGVGQNIVLNGQSLAPYPGAYYSKYLTSDNGCGGGTAKYWVDTFANATGYAAANTADAQGVLNAGTNYVYCKVWGAQIGSGSAYNHWWLRTDLDTVYAGKSGRNAYVSAYYLSRWGNDEARDNNGAVIPDC
- a CDS encoding AsnC family transcriptional regulator, encoding MRSSTQKSAPTSAPSRGPRAAPTSAPSRGPRAAPTSAPSRGPRAAADAPLDELDYLLITALQTSPRAEWAQIGKALGVDGSTAARRWNRLTEAGHAWLSCYTVASGVTLPIIAFIEVDCAAGALHEVTAEIADDPHLITIEHVTGSRDLVLTAAFPDQAMLARYVGFRLGALPGVAATRSQIATAVHTEGSRWRLDRLDPDSQEALTKDRGPSLPRRGLTAPDELDHRLYLLLSEDFRRPAARLAERLGVSPTTVRRRLDRMHREDALIYRCEVARYLSGWPISVTLWGIAPAADTARIASQLIGMRETRLCASLSGPYNLMLAVWLRSAEEIGAFEARLAIRFPELVVADRAVTLWPLKLAGHVLDPHGRHIRGVPVTFWEDPDAHRAEDALLERLRGDAREA
- a CDS encoding LLM class F420-dependent oxidoreductase; its protein translation is MRIATTIFLTDRTVAPVALARELEQRGFAGLYLPEHTHIPVSRETPYPAGGELPEEYGRTLDPFVALGQAAAVTERLALGTGITLVAQHDPIDLAKQVATLDHLSGGRFTLGVGFGWNVEEAADHGVEWKTRRARGRDRLALMRALWADEPTPYEGEFGSVRASIAYPKPVRKARGPVSGPRTLLGGAAGPKLFADIARYADGWLPIGGHGLTEAVPRLRTAWEEAGRDPADLQVVPYAIVPTPGKLAHFAELGIEEVVAQLPSAGEPEVLRALDAYAAFL
- a CDS encoding MFS transporter, which encodes MAVTATPAPPPATASVTAVVGLLVFFEATSGFLQVGLSPLLPDLADHLGIGSAALNWVVSVQLLAAAVCVPLFGRLGDLYGHRRMLRISLALIAAGTLTVALAPDYPVLLAGRVLQGPIAALLPLEIALVRDRLPVPEARRAIARLVGALTLGGLAGGVVMGLMDSAFGSLRLTLLVPAVLAAACVPVSFVAVPESRNRAGGHVDRAGVVLLGAAMIALLAGVSGAEDGSWASVRVLGPVLLGLALLAVWVRVELRGSEPLVDVRALAARTTAPFYCAAFLFGVFYFGSQTPNSTFYAADPEADGYGFGLGALAISLAQLPGAVGSVVGSLSTAALAKRIGYRPTLMAAFALVSLAFLQFALLHAELWQMAAGSAFLGLGIGLALGAMPTVIVEASDPARMGIAAALYNNVKTLGGAVAGGVFASLLGAFRSGATGEPGEGGYTAVWLVAAAAALGAVALSALSRRREG
- a CDS encoding TetR family transcriptional regulator, coding for MSSPDQLVGTRSRLLAAARTEFAAHGMGGARVDRIARAAGANKERIYGYFGSKEKLFAAVVAAALDEHAALLGPPAGDLGAYAGRVHDLHRANPELLRLMMWEALHYDTGALPAEEERRARYAGMVDSLARTLGTAPDTRAAATFLAVLGIAVLPSAFPQLARLIMGSTGHEGAGDAEARAYVVELARRLTPGAPKAP
- a CDS encoding long-chain fatty acid--CoA ligase translates to MSTPPASPASPAHTDPAAPPVLVPPFVRRGADGRVREVSVPAFAPPVRHGSLADIPFDNAREAPSDAVLSRKQEDGSWRDVTAREFADEVRAVAKGLIAEGFRPGARIAIMARTTYEWTLLDFAAWTAALVTVPIYPTSSAYQVRWILQDSGAQACAVEAKEQARIVSQERKEIGGLAHLWQLDTGALGRLKAAGAHVPDAAVDERLALLSPDNAATLIYTSGTTGRPKGCVLTHGNFFAEVDNAIELLHPVFKSVSKYPASTLLFLPLSHVFGRMVAVGCLRARVRLGHAPSIRTEDLLEDLAGFKPSFLLAIPYVLEKVFNTGRATAEKMGRASSFDRAAGIAQRYGQAVEAAEHGTGPGPGKALRMARALYDPLVYRRIRAALGGHVRYVICGGSPLGRRLAAFYAGAGIEIFEGYGLTETTAAHTVTPPLKPRLGTVGWPLPGGAVRIADDGEVLLRGGQVFHGYWDARRGESVPVLDEGWFATGDLGVLDDDGYLTITGRKKDIIITSGGKNVIPAPLEDWLRAHPLVGQCMVVGDNRSFITALITLEEDGLAHWRQMKKKQGVPLRELVHDPELRETIQHAVDEANSSVSRAESIRKFTVLPVDFTEESGHLTPSLKLKRDVVARDFAAEIEELYRK